From Lycium ferocissimum isolate CSIRO_LF1 chromosome 12, AGI_CSIRO_Lferr_CH_V1, whole genome shotgun sequence, one genomic window encodes:
- the LOC132040946 gene encoding uncharacterized protein LOC132040946: protein MSTSKSSFHPAFAVSNIRNHIPVVLEMENAQYGTWAELFRIHAISHRVIHHIIAPEKGKQAAPPSDDDKELWSTLDATVLQWIYSTISNDLLTTILEPGATAMEAWDRLRDIFQDHQNHAVMLEQEFSTTRMEDFPNASAYCQRLKSISD, encoded by the coding sequence ATGTCCACCTCTAAATCATCCTTCCACCCCGCTTTCGCCGTCTCCAACATCCGTAATCACATTCCTGTGGTTCTTGAAATGGAGAATGCACAATACGGCACATGGGCGGAATTGTTTAGGATCCACGCCATATCCCATAGGGTCATACACCATATCATCGCACCAGAGAAAGGGAAGCAGGCGGCCCCTCCCTCCGATGACGACAAAGAACTTTGGTCGACCCTTGATGCGACTGTGCTCCAGTGGATTTATTCCACGATTTCGAATGACCTCCTTACAACTATTCTTGAACCTGGAGCAACGGCCATGGAAGCCTGGGATCGCTTGCGTGATATCTTCCAGGACCATCAAAATCATGCCGTTATGCTCGAACAAGAGTTCTCTACAACTAGGATGGAAGACTTCCCGAACGCGTCTGCGTATTGTCAGAGGCTCAAGAGCATCTCCGATTAG